A portion of the Edaphobacter lichenicola genome contains these proteins:
- a CDS encoding GH92 family glycosyl hydrolase translates to MKTKLVILVLLLGSTAIRMEAQKRTVDYVNTFLGTAPLTDPADIGFKPPWRVWAGLVFPGASVPNALVQLSPITKFGSGAGYEYENPQIYAFAHTNKGHWNLCNIPILPVSGDVNPADFGSTFSHKNESAHPGYYQVYLDRYGINVELTSTLRTGYHRCTFKDNTQSKKLIVNLGVSNERIKDWKFEQDGDNAFKGFQVASEKVFFYAVSNYKIKRIEMLKGEKTDLPVVDFVGGTKPVEIKMGLSFVSTENAKENLEKELGNKGFEIVKAEASATWDKLLSKIQVSGGTDRQKELFYSCLYRSFLWPALRSDVNGEYTDAKGAVVKAMFQYYTLPSLWDDYRNKLVLLGMISPDVTVDVIRSLIDRGEKTGFIPTFFHGDHAAVFIAGSYLRGLRGYDIKSAYNLLLRNATVEAGTRPFILEYMDKGFISDPDVADPVVETKGKAGVTKTLEYAYDDYSVALLAKELSDQPNYDMLIKRSKNYKNMFDPSTELMRGRLDNGDWVKNFNPQYPYYEYMYREANAWQSSFFSPHDTEGLIGLYKSKADFEQHLDSLFTIPWNPNYIAENINSFIGQYCQGNQPDHGFAYLYYFVGKQEKSQAILNTIMSRFYGMGEDGLALSGMDDAGEMSSWYVFNAVGLYPYSPADPRYIVSVPLFQKTTFQMNEGKTLTILKKNSGERITSITYDGRKIDGYFVNHSDLEAGKRLVITTE, encoded by the coding sequence ATGAAAACAAAACTCGTAATCTTGGTTCTACTACTAGGTTCCACCGCGATCCGCATGGAAGCTCAGAAGCGCACGGTGGATTACGTCAATACGTTTCTGGGGACCGCCCCGCTGACCGATCCGGCGGACATTGGATTCAAGCCGCCATGGCGGGTATGGGCCGGACTTGTCTTTCCCGGAGCATCAGTGCCTAACGCCCTGGTGCAGTTGAGCCCCATTACCAAATTCGGCAGTGGGGCTGGCTATGAATACGAAAATCCTCAGATCTACGCTTTTGCCCACACGAACAAAGGTCATTGGAATCTCTGCAATATCCCTATTCTTCCGGTGAGCGGCGATGTCAATCCCGCCGATTTCGGTTCGACGTTCAGCCATAAGAACGAATCGGCCCATCCTGGCTACTACCAGGTGTATTTGGACCGGTATGGGATCAACGTCGAACTGACCTCAACCTTGAGGACCGGATACCACCGCTGCACGTTTAAGGACAACACTCAATCCAAGAAGTTGATTGTGAACCTCGGCGTTTCGAATGAGCGAATCAAAGACTGGAAGTTTGAGCAGGACGGAGACAACGCCTTCAAAGGCTTCCAGGTGGCGAGTGAGAAGGTCTTCTTCTATGCGGTCTCTAACTACAAGATCAAGCGCATTGAGATGCTGAAGGGGGAGAAGACAGACCTGCCGGTTGTCGACTTTGTGGGTGGCACCAAGCCAGTGGAGATCAAGATGGGTCTGTCCTTCGTCAGCACTGAGAATGCAAAGGAAAATCTCGAAAAAGAGCTAGGGAACAAGGGCTTTGAAATAGTGAAGGCAGAGGCATCCGCGACGTGGGATAAGCTGCTATCCAAGATTCAGGTGTCGGGTGGAACCGACCGACAGAAGGAGCTCTTCTATTCCTGCCTCTATCGCTCGTTTCTATGGCCAGCGCTGAGAAGCGATGTGAATGGTGAGTACACCGATGCGAAGGGAGCGGTGGTCAAGGCTATGTTTCAGTATTACACCTTACCCTCGTTGTGGGACGACTACAGAAACAAGCTGGTTCTGCTAGGTATGATCTCTCCCGATGTGACCGTCGACGTCATTCGCTCGCTCATCGATCGCGGCGAGAAGACGGGCTTCATTCCAACCTTCTTCCACGGAGATCACGCCGCTGTCTTTATCGCCGGCTCTTATCTGCGCGGATTGAGAGGGTATGACATCAAAAGCGCTTACAACCTGTTGCTGCGGAATGCGACCGTAGAAGCAGGCACACGGCCCTTTATCCTCGAGTACATGGATAAGGGGTTCATCTCAGATCCCGATGTGGCCGATCCCGTGGTGGAAACGAAGGGGAAGGCCGGGGTCACCAAGACGCTGGAATATGCCTACGATGACTACTCTGTCGCGCTGTTGGCAAAGGAACTGAGCGACCAACCGAACTATGACATGTTGATAAAGCGCTCGAAGAACTATAAAAACATGTTTGATCCATCGACTGAGCTGATGCGCGGCCGCCTGGATAATGGCGACTGGGTGAAGAACTTTAATCCTCAATATCCCTATTACGAATACATGTACCGCGAAGCCAATGCCTGGCAATCGTCCTTCTTTTCTCCGCACGACACGGAGGGACTGATCGGCCTCTATAAGAGCAAGGCTGACTTTGAACAACACCTGGACTCGCTTTTTACCATTCCCTGGAATCCCAATTACATCGCTGAGAACATCAATTCCTTCATCGGGCAATACTGCCAGGGAAATCAGCCCGATCACGGCTTTGCCTATCTCTATTATTTTGTCGGGAAGCAGGAAAAGTCTCAGGCGATCCTGAACACCATCATGAGCCGTTTCTACGGAATGGGCGAGGATGGTCTGGCGTTGTCGGGAATGGATGATGCCGGGGAAATGTCGTCGTGGTACGTCTTCAATGCGGTCGGCCTCTACCCTTACTCACCCGCGGACCCCAGGTACATCGTGTCAGTGCCCCTGTTTCAGAAGACCACCTTCCAGATGAATGAGGGCAAGACGCTGACGATCCTGAAGAAGAATTCAGGCGAACGGATCACCAGCATTACTTATGACGGTAGGAAAATCGACGGCTACTTCGTCAATCACAGCGACCTTGAGGCTGGTAAGAGATTGGTGATCACGACAGAGTAG
- a CDS encoding serine hydrolase domain-containing protein has protein sequence MKSRLILSVGIVLLLGAVPRARASSDSLPRSTPEAEGISSRAVVDFVEAADKNVNTFNSFMILRHGKVIAEGWWKPDSADKPHILNSVSKSFNSTAVGLAIHEHKLKLDDPVLKFFPADAPADPSDNLKAMTVRDLLTMSGGHEVEPSRDGGPSVKQFLAQPVVYRPGTHFLYNTMGAYVLSAIVTRVTGQTSLEYLKPRLFAPLGIEDPRWDSSPEGNSLGGYGLYLRTEDMAKFGQLYLQKGKWNGKQLIRRKWVEVATSRQISNENESHAQIGPDWKEGYGFQFWRCRHNAFRSDGAGGQFIVVMPDQDVVIAITADTGNMQGELDAIWDRLLPAFQSKPLPADAAGQAKLKEAVAHLVAHPKRIEN, from the coding sequence ATGAAGAGCAGATTGATTCTTTCGGTGGGAATTGTATTGTTGCTTGGCGCCGTGCCCCGCGCACGCGCGTCCTCCGATTCGTTGCCGAGGAGCACACCCGAGGCCGAAGGCATCTCGTCCCGGGCAGTCGTCGATTTCGTCGAAGCGGCGGATAAAAACGTGAACACCTTCAACAGCTTCATGATTCTGAGGCACGGCAAAGTCATCGCCGAGGGATGGTGGAAGCCCGACTCGGCCGATAAGCCGCATATCCTGAACTCGGTCAGCAAGAGCTTCAATTCCACCGCAGTCGGACTTGCAATCCACGAACACAAACTGAAGCTCGATGATCCGGTGCTGAAGTTCTTTCCTGCCGATGCCCCGGCAGATCCTTCCGACAATCTCAAGGCGATGACGGTGCGTGACCTGCTCACCATGTCCGGCGGTCACGAAGTAGAACCCAGTCGGGATGGCGGTCCTTCTGTGAAACAGTTTCTTGCTCAGCCGGTTGTCTATCGCCCTGGCACCCATTTTCTTTACAACACCATGGGCGCGTACGTGCTATCGGCGATCGTAACCAGGGTGACAGGCCAGACTTCGCTCGAATATCTCAAGCCACGTCTTTTCGCCCCGTTGGGAATCGAAGATCCCCGCTGGGACAGTAGCCCTGAGGGAAACTCGCTGGGTGGTTATGGGCTCTATCTTCGCACCGAAGACATGGCTAAGTTCGGCCAGCTTTATCTGCAAAAAGGAAAATGGAACGGCAAGCAGCTCATACGGCGCAAATGGGTCGAGGTAGCCACCTCCAGGCAAATTTCGAATGAGAACGAAAGCCACGCCCAGATCGGCCCGGACTGGAAAGAAGGGTATGGCTTCCAGTTCTGGAGATGCCGGCACAACGCCTTCCGCTCAGACGGAGCAGGCGGCCAGTTCATCGTCGTGATGCCGGACCAGGACGTGGTCATCGCCATCACCGCAGACACCGGCAACATGCAGGGAGAACTGGACGCCATTTGGGACCGCCTTCTGCCCGCCTTCCAGTCCAAGCCGCTGCCCGCTGACGCCGCAGGTCAGGCAAAGCTAAAGGAGGCAGTCGCGCATTTGGTGGCCCACCCGAAGAGAATCGAAAACTGA
- a CDS encoding glycoside hydrolase family 3 protein — protein MQKQQSFVTPTRRRVVTVATVLSLAILQTWMHPGSLTAQSVTPGNQAVPYSLPVVLPNAKASPPQDPAAPYTPTVVSLIKQLEPHSPPTLTELTSASRLLSTQGGSYAHPEGSNPTCHNLANVNVDVATTPRIMPLCFSDGLGVNVDSGPNIGKTTGLPSMLMLASSFDRQLANAMGQVEGREGRNLMVTGLLGPQADTDVFINWGRGHHTSGEDPFLNGVMSAAQINGIQGQGLMSQLKHFAVYYGAGGSFTDVQDQALHEILLTPYEIALKEGGASSIMCSYQKFRDASPYLAKNIDSLVQPSPFQGGSSKTWLLHEVHFACENPLLLTYVLRNLWGSKVFVASDYGAVHSSHSFLQGDDREDPTHTYFNGVNPEGVEGNSNLGIDSSSSSCADETGKPIACNEPGAVRVAGIPGPGCPATGCSVANAVANGIIPLPVFNQALARILYQEERFGLLGCDNTAADCKNPGGIGSDRSGLASLANGQESGLPELGTKNGDAAISERVAEEGAILLKNDKQTLPISGVDLKGGIAVSGPGAEYLVANPNNEGAVGFSDRNAINPLQQLRTLSGVPSAFTYTPANSPTGQPVPCIVLSSLPSSAAQPSSVPGTACDTRSGLQRSSGSTVDTVVNDQIDKTVNYSSLSSAGQLPGGKLYHWDGWIYVPAKDAYVFRVQHSAAVSDAKVSFTLDNSLKTLVDARSFYQGQYYGSMDVVVSPTNAGYIEKGLRNRQCPVPQEERERSPRPIVSCSEYPSVGWHRVRLTLDSTGLSPSSKLSFRFAISRLDGDIDDAANAAQGKALALVFVTDQGRNTVPDKPAVSSLGAADVRLIKAVAAKNPNTVVVLNTGTPAIVKEWIDDPDVKALLSLWHSGQEGGTATARLLLGQANPSGHTTVTWPKENTDTVEGYNQLRGLYPGDTAGTHLERVNGDGENPSIETQGIYSGYRYYDNLGIPVRFPFGYGLSYTSFKFSSLKIKSNEDGSVTIAFDIANSGRVAGADVPQVYVGPGPAIDGIQQSLRSLRGFERVYLEPGETRQVKIELDARSFQYWNESNQQWVTNYGSRTIYVGDADEPALLPLSATFVLVERLE, from the coding sequence ATGCAGAAACAGCAATCTTTTGTAACTCCGACTCGGAGGAGAGTCGTCACCGTGGCGACGGTGCTGAGTCTCGCAATCCTGCAGACCTGGATGCACCCAGGTAGTCTGACTGCGCAGAGCGTGACACCTGGCAATCAAGCTGTTCCCTACTCCTTGCCAGTGGTACTGCCTAATGCTAAGGCATCTCCGCCGCAAGACCCCGCCGCACCGTACACCCCGACCGTTGTCAGTCTCATCAAGCAGTTGGAGCCGCACAGCCCGCCAACGCTCACCGAATTGACGAGCGCATCGAGACTTCTGTCGACTCAGGGTGGGAGTTACGCACATCCCGAGGGATCAAATCCGACGTGTCATAATCTCGCGAACGTAAATGTGGACGTGGCGACGACTCCCCGCATCATGCCGCTCTGTTTCTCCGATGGACTTGGCGTCAACGTCGATTCAGGTCCAAACATTGGCAAGACAACAGGCCTGCCATCGATGCTCATGTTGGCGTCCTCTTTTGATCGTCAACTTGCCAATGCTATGGGTCAGGTTGAGGGCCGCGAAGGCCGCAACTTGATGGTGACTGGACTGCTGGGACCGCAGGCTGACACGGACGTGTTCATCAACTGGGGCCGAGGCCACCATACCTCGGGCGAAGACCCATTCCTTAACGGCGTGATGTCAGCGGCCCAGATCAACGGCATTCAAGGCCAGGGCCTCATGTCGCAGCTCAAGCACTTTGCGGTCTACTATGGCGCGGGCGGCAGTTTCACCGACGTCCAGGATCAGGCACTGCACGAGATTCTGCTCACGCCTTATGAGATTGCCCTCAAAGAGGGCGGCGCGTCTTCCATCATGTGCTCCTACCAGAAGTTCAGGGATGCGTCGCCATACCTGGCTAAGAACATCGATTCCCTTGTGCAGCCGAGCCCCTTTCAAGGTGGATCGAGCAAGACATGGCTGTTGCATGAGGTCCACTTTGCCTGCGAGAATCCGCTTCTGCTGACCTATGTGTTGCGGAACCTCTGGGGCTCGAAAGTGTTTGTGGCCTCCGACTACGGTGCCGTGCATAGCTCTCATTCTTTCCTGCAGGGGGATGACCGCGAAGACCCAACGCACACGTACTTCAATGGAGTCAATCCAGAGGGTGTCGAGGGGAACAGTAATCTGGGCATTGATTCGAGCAGCAGTAGTTGCGCCGACGAGACGGGTAAGCCAATTGCATGCAACGAACCTGGAGCTGTGCGCGTAGCGGGTATTCCCGGGCCCGGATGCCCAGCGACAGGCTGCAGCGTGGCCAACGCCGTGGCAAACGGCATCATTCCGTTGCCGGTGTTCAATCAGGCCCTCGCGAGAATCCTCTACCAGGAAGAGAGATTCGGTCTGCTCGGCTGTGACAATACGGCGGCAGACTGCAAGAATCCCGGCGGAATCGGCTCGGATCGTAGCGGTTTGGCTTCGCTTGCGAATGGTCAGGAAAGTGGGTTGCCTGAACTCGGGACCAAGAATGGCGATGCCGCCATCTCGGAAAGGGTCGCAGAAGAGGGGGCGATCCTATTAAAGAATGATAAGCAAACTCTGCCAATCTCTGGCGTTGATCTCAAGGGCGGAATTGCAGTCAGCGGGCCTGGCGCCGAGTATCTCGTCGCCAACCCAAACAACGAGGGCGCAGTCGGGTTTTCCGATCGCAACGCGATCAATCCCTTACAGCAACTGCGGACCTTGAGTGGCGTGCCCTCCGCCTTCACCTACACGCCAGCGAACTCTCCAACTGGTCAGCCGGTGCCCTGCATCGTGCTGAGCAGCCTTCCTTCGAGCGCTGCGCAGCCGTCGAGCGTTCCAGGAACAGCGTGTGACACTCGCAGCGGGCTGCAGCGTTCTTCCGGAAGCACTGTCGACACTGTCGTCAACGATCAAATCGACAAGACGGTGAACTATTCCTCTCTCTCGTCCGCTGGTCAACTACCCGGTGGCAAGCTCTACCATTGGGATGGCTGGATCTACGTTCCGGCGAAGGACGCCTATGTGTTTCGCGTGCAGCACAGCGCCGCGGTGTCGGATGCAAAGGTCAGCTTCACTCTCGATAACAGTCTGAAGACTCTTGTCGACGCGAGGTCGTTTTATCAAGGCCAATACTATGGCAGTATGGATGTCGTCGTTTCTCCGACCAACGCTGGATACATCGAGAAGGGCCTGAGGAACCGGCAGTGTCCGGTGCCGCAAGAGGAGAGAGAAAGATCACCACGGCCGATTGTAAGTTGCAGCGAGTATCCTTCTGTCGGTTGGCATAGAGTCAGGCTCACCCTTGATTCGACAGGCCTCTCCCCGAGCTCTAAGTTGAGCTTCCGCTTCGCCATCTCTCGCCTCGACGGAGACATCGACGATGCGGCCAATGCTGCCCAAGGCAAAGCCCTCGCGTTGGTGTTCGTCACTGATCAGGGACGAAACACCGTCCCGGACAAGCCAGCAGTTTCGTCGCTGGGCGCTGCGGATGTCCGTCTGATCAAAGCGGTCGCGGCAAAGAATCCAAACACAGTCGTCGTGCTGAATACAGGAACGCCGGCGATCGTCAAGGAATGGATTGATGATCCAGACGTCAAAGCATTGCTTAGCCTGTGGCATTCCGGTCAGGAGGGCGGAACGGCGACAGCGCGCCTTTTGCTAGGTCAGGCAAATCCGAGCGGCCACACCACAGTGACCTGGCCTAAAGAGAATACTGACACGGTCGAGGGTTATAACCAACTTCGGGGACTTTATCCTGGAGATACTGCAGGCACACACTTGGAACGGGTGAATGGCGATGGAGAAAATCCATCGATAGAAACTCAAGGGATCTACTCTGGGTACCGCTACTACGATAACCTGGGTATACCAGTGCGGTTCCCATTCGGGTATGGACTTTCCTATACCTCATTCAAGTTCTCAAGCTTGAAGATAAAGTCGAACGAGGATGGCTCTGTGACTATCGCCTTCGATATTGCGAATTCGGGAAGGGTGGCAGGCGCCGACGTTCCGCAGGTTTATGTTGGTCCAGGTCCGGCAATCGATGGAATACAACAATCCTTAAGATCGTTACGCGGTTTTGAACGCGTCTACCTTGAGCCTGGCGAGACCAGGCAGGTGAAGATAGAGTTAGACGCGCGCTCGTTTCAATATTGGAACGAATCGAACCAGCAATGGGTCACCAACTACGGCAGCCGGACCATCTATGTCGGGGATGCGGACGAACCCGCTTTGCTCCCTCTTTCCGCAACGTTCGTACTCGTGGAAAGGCTCGAATGA
- a CDS encoding winged helix-turn-helix transcriptional regulator, with product MGSPRARAPTQAQLSLGELAYLIGGLSEKMLSQTLRRLEMDGFVRREVHATKPARVAYSLTPLGCELGMQSLLTFVHKNANRVVKNRENARQHEASSLIA from the coding sequence ATGGGGTCCCCTCGTGCTCGTGCTCCTACTCAAGCGCAGCTATCGCTTGGTGAACTGGCGTATCTTATCGGTGGGCTGAGCGAAAAGATGCTGTCGCAAACATTGCGCAGGCTCGAGATGGACGGCTTCGTCAGACGGGAGGTGCATGCTACCAAGCCCGCGAGGGTCGCGTACAGCTTGACGCCGCTCGGCTGTGAACTGGGCATGCAATCACTGCTGACCTTCGTGCACAAGAATGCCAACCGAGTTGTCAAAAACCGCGAGAATGCACGACAGCATGAGGCAAGTTCACTCATCGCGTGA
- a CDS encoding PAS domain-containing sensor histidine kinase, whose protein sequence is MDGTVLHANDRFQSLIQLTPADLKKLRFQQLLAPGAAIFYETQFAPSLILRGHLDEISFDLVRADKSHIPVFVNAVTRRNVSGDHIDIVMALFEARQRRAYEEELLRSRKSSEQVAEVVRRSSDAIITLTDAGAIQNWNRGATQMFGWQRDEVLGQDLAALLLRDEGRIEFAKAVSALRSGADHTLELKGFHKSGRAIDLSLSLTAHMEAPGVLVAFSAIIRDITARKLAEKALIQTEKLASVGRLASSIAHEINNPLEAVTNLLYILAGEVKGAKAKDLVQTAQDELARVSHIATHTLRFHRQSSSRTPLDLHLLFESVVGLYRARLSNSGIVTEIETNRASFLYCYEGELRQIIVNIVANAYDAMKSGGRLLLRARDATDWRTGAKTVRLTVADTGTGIDKKILIRMFEPFFTTKGIGGTGLGLWITQGLVEHNRGAIQLRSATATKRSGTVVVLQFPAETPDDSISPTTGPG, encoded by the coding sequence ATGGACGGGACGGTCCTACATGCGAATGACCGTTTCCAATCTCTCATCCAACTCACTCCCGCAGACCTGAAGAAGCTTCGATTCCAGCAACTTCTCGCTCCAGGCGCAGCGATCTTTTATGAAACTCAGTTTGCCCCGAGTCTCATCCTTCGCGGCCACCTCGACGAAATCTCCTTCGATCTGGTCCGCGCCGATAAGAGTCATATCCCAGTTTTCGTGAATGCCGTCACCCGGCGTAACGTTTCTGGAGACCACATCGATATTGTGATGGCGCTGTTTGAGGCAAGACAGCGCCGCGCGTATGAAGAGGAACTGCTCCGTTCGAGGAAGAGTTCAGAGCAGGTCGCTGAAGTCGTACGCCGGTCTTCAGACGCTATCATCACTCTGACTGACGCAGGCGCTATTCAGAATTGGAATCGCGGGGCTACCCAAATGTTTGGCTGGCAACGTGACGAGGTATTAGGGCAAGATCTGGCCGCATTGCTCCTGCGTGATGAGGGCCGGATCGAGTTTGCGAAAGCTGTTTCGGCGCTGCGATCTGGCGCCGACCATACTCTCGAGTTGAAGGGGTTTCATAAAAGTGGACGCGCTATCGACTTGTCCCTCAGTCTCACCGCGCACATGGAAGCACCCGGGGTTCTCGTTGCATTTTCCGCGATTATCCGCGACATCACCGCACGCAAGTTGGCTGAGAAAGCCCTAATCCAGACGGAAAAGTTAGCTTCGGTGGGCCGCCTTGCAAGCTCGATTGCCCATGAGATCAACAACCCCCTCGAAGCGGTCACGAACCTCCTTTACATTCTTGCAGGCGAGGTGAAGGGTGCGAAAGCTAAAGACCTGGTCCAAACTGCCCAAGACGAATTGGCAAGAGTCTCCCACATCGCAACTCACACACTTCGATTCCACCGTCAGAGCAGCAGCCGCACGCCCCTTGACCTTCATCTCCTGTTCGAATCGGTCGTTGGCTTATATCGAGCTCGTCTGAGTAACAGCGGAATCGTCACAGAGATCGAGACGAATAGAGCCTCTTTCCTCTACTGTTACGAAGGTGAACTTCGACAGATCATCGTCAATATTGTGGCGAATGCTTACGATGCTATGAAGAGCGGTGGCAGGTTGTTGCTTCGAGCTCGGGATGCTACCGATTGGCGGACCGGTGCGAAAACCGTTCGTCTCACAGTGGCAGACACGGGAACCGGTATCGACAAGAAAATCCTGATTCGCATGTTTGAGCCCTTTTTCACGACGAAGGGTATCGGCGGTACAGGGCTCGGATTATGGATCACGCAAGGCTTGGTTGAACACAATCGAGGCGCTATCCAGCTGCGCAGTGCCACGGCCACCAAAAGAAGCGGCACCGTCGTGGTTCTTCAGTTTCCGGCGGAGACACCAGACGATTCCATATCGCCAACAACGGGTCCCGGATAG
- a CDS encoding alpha/beta fold hydrolase translates to MSVLRRNNVQVLGTGDRVLLLAHGYGCDQSMWRHVYPSFLDTFKIVLFDYVGSGSSDAAAFDPTRYSTLNGYASDVLEILHEVEAEHVSFVGHSVSSMIGALAANREPDLFESLVMIGPSPSYINDGEYTGGFSREDIDGLLSSLESNHMAWSATMAPVIMGNPETPELAGELQQSFCRMDPMLAHHFARVTFLSDNRADLPQIKTRTLILQCAKDMIAPASVGEYVHQCIQGSQYTIIDATGHCPHMSAPEEVIREMRAFL, encoded by the coding sequence ATGAGCGTTTTGCGTCGAAATAATGTACAAGTGCTCGGCACTGGCGATAGGGTGCTATTGTTGGCTCACGGGTATGGCTGTGACCAAAGCATGTGGAGGCATGTTTACCCCTCTTTCTTGGACACGTTCAAAATCGTTCTCTTTGACTACGTCGGCTCCGGATCTTCCGACGCGGCCGCTTTCGATCCTACCCGTTACAGCACCCTGAACGGATACGCCTCGGACGTATTGGAGATTCTCCATGAAGTGGAGGCCGAACACGTTAGCTTTGTCGGACATTCGGTGAGCTCTATGATCGGAGCCCTCGCAGCCAACCGCGAACCGGATCTTTTCGAGTCGCTGGTGATGATCGGACCGTCGCCTAGCTATATCAATGATGGCGAATACACCGGGGGTTTCAGCAGAGAAGACATCGATGGCCTGCTCTCCTCTTTGGAAAGCAACCATATGGCATGGTCCGCTACGATGGCTCCCGTAATCATGGGGAACCCTGAAACTCCCGAATTGGCGGGCGAGCTACAACAAAGTTTTTGCAGGATGGACCCGATGCTGGCTCATCATTTCGCCCGAGTCACTTTTCTTTCCGACAATCGGGCGGATCTCCCGCAGATCAAGACGCGCACGCTGATCTTACAGTGCGCTAAGGATATGATCGCACCAGCCAGCGTGGGAGAATATGTACATCAATGCATCCAGGGAAGCCAATACACGATCATAGACGCGACAGGTCACTGTCCGCACATGAGCGCTCCGGAGGAAGTGATCCGAGAGATGCGGGCTTTTCTGTAG